The following proteins are co-located in the Streptomyces bottropensis ATCC 25435 genome:
- a CDS encoding sigma-70 family RNA polymerase sigma factor, with product MLRRKARHVDSVREAASVREAHDPLDEAQERRVRAVLALGGVPQSDLLDGVQQVRLRLLERAANGQEAPRDVSAWAAVVASNLAMDWHRAKRRQERLGERLASLRQHELPSGEDSSVLSLAVARGLDELPDALRQVLVLRFYADLPVRGIADELGIPEGTVKSRLHSAVRALRTRLHEDEVV from the coding sequence GTGCTGCGCAGAAAGGCGCGCCACGTCGACAGCGTCCGGGAGGCCGCGAGCGTCCGGGAGGCGCACGACCCGCTGGACGAGGCCCAGGAGCGGCGGGTGCGGGCGGTGCTCGCGCTCGGCGGTGTGCCGCAGTCGGACCTGCTGGACGGGGTACAGCAGGTACGGCTGCGGCTGCTGGAGCGGGCCGCGAACGGCCAGGAGGCACCGCGGGACGTGTCGGCGTGGGCGGCGGTGGTCGCCTCCAACCTGGCGATGGACTGGCACCGCGCCAAGCGGCGCCAGGAGCGCCTGGGGGAGCGTCTGGCCTCGCTGCGCCAGCACGAGCTGCCTTCGGGGGAGGACTCCAGCGTGCTCTCGCTCGCCGTCGCCCGAGGCCTGGACGAGCTGCCCGACGCCCTGCGTCAGGTCCTCGTCCTGCGCTTCTACGCCGACCTGCCGGTGCGCGGGATCGCCGACGAACTCGGTATCCCCGAGGGCACGGTCAAGAGCAGGCTCCACTCGGCGGTCCGCGCCCTGCGCACCCGCCTGCACGAGGACGAGGTGGTGTGA
- a CDS encoding MarR family winged helix-turn-helix transcriptional regulator: MNARPEPDRPLRDPVDTIVDQWAVARPDLDTTAMEVFGRVYRLSRALGDRMEKAYARFGISRGEFDVLATLRRSGEPYTLSPRELSATLMLTTGGMTGRLDKLERAQLLRRSPDPHDRRALQVTLTDEGLRLIDEAVVAGVAVQTEALSALDDEQAGQLAGLLRLLVVGTGS, translated from the coding sequence ATGAACGCGCGCCCCGAGCCCGACAGGCCCCTTCGCGACCCCGTCGACACGATCGTCGACCAGTGGGCCGTGGCCCGGCCCGACCTGGACACCACCGCGATGGAGGTGTTCGGCCGGGTCTACCGGCTCTCGCGGGCGCTGGGAGACCGGATGGAGAAGGCGTACGCCCGGTTCGGGATCTCACGCGGCGAGTTCGACGTGCTCGCGACCCTGCGGCGGTCCGGGGAGCCGTACACCCTCTCGCCCCGCGAGCTCTCCGCCACCCTCATGCTCACCACCGGCGGGATGACCGGCCGGCTCGACAAGCTCGAACGCGCGCAGCTGCTCCGCCGCTCCCCCGACCCGCACGACCGCCGGGCCCTTCAGGTCACCCTCACCGACGAGGGGCTGCGCCTGATCGACGAGGCGGTCGTGGCGGGCGTGGCCGTCCAGACCGAGGCGCTGTCCGCCCTGGACGACGAACAGGCCGGCCAACTGGCCGGCCTGCTGAGGCTGCTGGTGGTGGGCACGGGGTCATGA
- the pepN gene encoding aminopeptidase N translates to MPGTNLTRDEAQQRAALLTVDSYEIDLDLSGAQSGGGTYRSVTTVRFDVTEDGATSFIDLVAPTVHEVTLNGDALDPAEVFADSRIALPGLLQGRNILRVVADAAYTNTGEGLHRFVDPVDDQAYLYTQFEVPDARRVFASFEQPDLKATFQFTVKAPTGWTVISNSPTPEPKDDVWVFEPTPRISTYITALIVGPYHSVHSVYEKDGQSVPLGIYCRPSLAEHLDSDAIFEVTRQGFEWFQEKFDYAYPFKKYDQLFVPEFNAGAMENAGAVTIRDQYVFRSKVTDAAYEVRAETILHELAHMWFGDLVTMEWWNDLWLNESFATYTSIACQADAPGSRWPHSWTTFANSMKTWAYRQDQLPSTHPIMAEIRDLDDVLVNFDGITYAKGASVLKQLVAYVGQDEFFRGVQAYFKAHAYGNTRLSDLLGSLEKTSGRDLKAWSKAWLETAGINVLRPEIETDEHGVVTAFAIRQEAPALPAGAKGEPTLRPHRIAVGLYELDDDSGKLIRDERVELDVDGELTAVPQLVGRRRPAVVLLNDDDLSYAKVRLDERSLAFVTEHLGDFEASLPRALCWASAWDMTRDAELATRDYLSLVLSGIGKESDIGVVQSLHRQVKLAIELYADPTAREALLTRWTDATLAHLRAAAAGSDHQLAWARAFAATARTPEQLDLLEALLEGTQTIEGLAVDTELRWSLVQRLATVGRYDEAEIAGEYERDRTAAGERHAATARASRPTAEAKAEAWAQVIESDKLPNALQEAVIGGFVQTDQRDLLAAYTDPYFEVVKDIWESRSHEIAQQIAIGLYPSVQVSADTLHKTDAWLTAAEPNAALRRLISEARSGVERALRAQAADAAAAAE, encoded by the coding sequence GTGCCTGGCACAAACCTGACCCGCGACGAGGCTCAGCAGCGGGCGGCGCTGCTCACCGTCGACTCGTACGAGATCGATCTCGACCTCTCCGGCGCGCAGAGCGGGGGAGGCACCTACCGGTCCGTGACCACCGTGCGCTTCGACGTCACGGAGGACGGCGCGACGTCCTTCATCGACCTGGTGGCCCCGACCGTCCACGAGGTGACCCTCAACGGCGACGCGCTGGACCCGGCGGAGGTCTTCGCGGACTCCCGGATCGCGCTTCCCGGGCTGCTCCAGGGCCGCAACATCCTGCGGGTCGTGGCCGACGCCGCGTACACCAACACGGGCGAGGGCCTGCACCGGTTCGTGGACCCGGTCGACGACCAGGCGTACCTGTACACGCAGTTCGAGGTCCCCGACGCCCGCCGTGTCTTCGCGAGCTTCGAGCAGCCGGACCTGAAGGCCACGTTCCAGTTCACCGTGAAGGCCCCGACGGGCTGGACCGTCATCTCGAACTCGCCGACTCCGGAGCCCAAGGACGACGTCTGGGTCTTCGAGCCGACGCCCCGGATCTCCACGTACATCACGGCGCTCATCGTCGGCCCGTACCACTCGGTGCACAGCGTGTACGAGAAGGACGGGCAGAGTGTGCCGCTCGGCATCTACTGCCGGCCGTCCCTCGCCGAGCACCTGGACTCCGACGCGATCTTCGAGGTCACCCGGCAGGGCTTCGAGTGGTTCCAGGAGAAGTTCGACTACGCGTACCCGTTCAAGAAGTACGACCAGCTGTTCGTGCCGGAGTTCAACGCGGGCGCGATGGAGAACGCGGGCGCGGTGACCATCCGCGACCAGTACGTCTTCCGCTCGAAGGTGACGGACGCGGCGTACGAGGTCCGCGCCGAGACCATCCTCCACGAGCTGGCCCACATGTGGTTCGGCGACCTGGTGACGATGGAGTGGTGGAACGACCTGTGGCTGAACGAGTCGTTCGCCACCTACACCTCGATCGCCTGCCAGGCCGACGCCCCCGGCTCGCGCTGGCCGCACTCGTGGACCACGTTCGCCAACTCCATGAAGACCTGGGCGTACCGGCAGGACCAGCTGCCGTCCACGCACCCGATCATGGCGGAGATCCGCGACCTGGACGACGTGCTCGTCAACTTCGACGGCATCACCTACGCGAAGGGCGCCTCCGTCCTGAAGCAGCTCGTCGCGTACGTCGGGCAGGACGAGTTCTTCCGGGGCGTGCAGGCCTACTTCAAGGCGCACGCGTACGGCAACACGCGCCTGTCCGACCTGCTGGGCTCCCTGGAGAAGACCTCCGGCCGCGATCTGAAGGCCTGGTCGAAGGCGTGGCTGGAGACGGCGGGCATCAACGTCCTGCGCCCCGAGATCGAGACGGACGAGCACGGGGTCGTCACCGCGTTCGCGATCCGCCAGGAGGCCCCGGCGCTGCCCGCGGGCGCGAAGGGCGAGCCGACGCTGCGTCCGCACCGCATCGCGGTCGGCCTGTACGAACTCGACGACGACAGCGGCAAGCTGATCCGCGACGAGCGCGTCGAGCTGGACGTCGACGGTGAACTGACCGCCGTGCCCCAGCTGGTGGGCCGCCGCCGCCCGGCCGTGGTCCTCCTCAACGACGACGACCTGTCGTACGCGAAGGTCCGCCTCGACGAGCGGTCGCTCGCGTTCGTCACCGAGCACCTCGGCGACTTCGAGGCCTCCCTCCCCCGCGCGCTGTGCTGGGCCTCGGCCTGGGACATGACACGTGACGCGGAGCTGGCGACCCGGGACTACCTGTCGCTCGTCCTGTCGGGCATCGGCAAGGAGTCCGACATCGGTGTCGTCCAGTCGCTGCACCGCCAGGTGAAGCTGGCGATCGAGCTGTACGCCGACCCCACGGCCCGCGAGGCGCTGCTGACCCGCTGGACGGACGCCACGCTCGCGCATCTGCGTGCCGCGGCCGCCGGTTCCGACCACCAGCTGGCCTGGGCACGCGCGTTCGCCGCGACCGCGCGGACGCCCGAGCAGCTGGACCTGCTGGAGGCGCTGCTGGAGGGCACGCAGACGATCGAGGGCCTGGCCGTCGACACCGAGCTGCGCTGGTCCCTCGTACAGCGGCTCGCGACGGTGGGCCGCTACGACGAGGCGGAGATCGCCGGCGAGTACGAGCGCGACCGGACCGCCGCCGGTGAGCGCCACGCGGCCACCGCCCGCGCCTCCCGTCCGACCGCCGAGGCCAAGGCCGAGGCCTGGGCGCAGGTCATCGAGTCGGACAAGCTCCCCAACGCGCTGCAGGAAGCGGTGATCGGCGGCTTCGTCCAGACCGACCAGCGCGACCTCCTGGCCGCCTACACCGACCCGTACTTCGAGGTGGTGAAGGACATCTGGGAGTCCCGCTCGCACGAGATCGCCCAGCAGATCGCGATCGGCCTCTACCCGTCGGTCCAGGTCTCGGCCGACACCCTGCACAAGACGGACGCCTGGCTGACCGCCGCCGAGCCCAACGCGGCCCTCCGCCGCCTGATCTCGGAGGCCCGCTCGGGCGTGGAGCGAGCGCTGCGGGCCCAGGCCGCGGACGCGGCGGCGGCCGCGGAGTAG
- a CDS encoding S8 family serine peptidase, whose translation MSMTLTPQPGPRSGSRRVARTAVAAGLVAALSAAGPIPMAFSADNPSTTVPSDGGVKSAHDKLGSNDADLLAEAKADGDKNVTMMIATAPGKTEQVAEQLDAVKGGSVGRTYDKLGYVRATVPTKRADSAISAAAKLSSVQGIDLRHEIVLDDPSPAADTAKGAKTQGTVAETYPGPDKNTPAKNPYNPSFETGAVDFVRKNPTADGRDITIGVLDSGVDLGHPALQKTTTGERKIVDWVTSTDPIVDNDLSWRPMTNSVSGPTFTFGGRTWTAPAGTYSVNTFRESATAGGDAAGDVNRDGDTTDAWGVLYDAAAGTVTVDVNQNFDFRDDKPMKPYKDGYQIGYFGTDDPATDVAERQPFVVEYRKDVPMDPFGGDWVGKKADFVNIGLISSEHGTHVAGITAANGLFGGKMNGAAPGAKIVSSRACEFGPGCTNVALTEGMIDLVVNRGVDIVNMSIGGLPALNDGNNARAELYTRLIDTYGVQLVISAGNSGPGANTIGDPGLADKVISVGASISKETWASNYGSEVAKGYQLFNFSSRGPREDGGFTPTLVAPGAAVNTAQTWLPGVIAPEAGYTLPAGYQMLNGTSMASPQAAGASALLLSAAKQKGIALPPAKLRTALTSTADHIRRVQAYAEGAGLMDIEAAWKSIKAGASAHEYTVKAPVDTAIDFALKTPGFGTGVYDREGGLKAGQTKTYDVTVTRTTGADKAIAHDLRLKNDENDAFSIVGGDTVSLPLNKPVTVKIAAKPEEAGISSVILEVDDPKTVGVDKQILSTVVVSKPLKYTHAVSGTVQRNAFKSYFVTVPEGAKSLEVAIGGLKDKSQTRFIANHPYGVAVESTSSLTCYNNYLDGNGCKPDVRSYANPQPGVWEFEVESRRTSPLLDNPFKLDFAVYGANFDPEVVTVPEAKVGTPTAASWKVINKLAPIEGKLTGGPLGSAKSDRPTIATGATQTSTVTVPAGAESLDVSIGNTADTGADLDLYVYDAAGTQVGSSADGDSEESVSLPSPAAGTYTIEVVGYAVPSGSTAYDYRDVFFSSALGEVKVAGATVKLGTGESTTVSGDVVAAAQAPAGREFFGQVQLVNARGTAAGTGSVRIEKVTP comes from the coding sequence ATCGCGACCGCCCCCGGCAAGACCGAGCAGGTCGCCGAGCAGCTGGACGCGGTCAAGGGCGGCTCCGTGGGCCGCACCTACGACAAGCTCGGCTACGTCCGCGCCACGGTCCCGACCAAGCGCGCCGACTCGGCCATCTCGGCCGCCGCGAAGCTCTCCTCCGTGCAGGGCATCGACCTGCGCCACGAGATCGTCCTCGACGACCCCTCGCCGGCCGCGGACACCGCGAAGGGCGCGAAGACGCAGGGCACGGTCGCCGAGACCTACCCCGGCCCGGACAAGAACACCCCCGCCAAGAACCCGTACAACCCGTCCTTCGAGACGGGCGCCGTGGACTTCGTGCGGAAGAACCCGACGGCCGACGGCCGGGACATCACCATCGGCGTCCTGGACTCCGGCGTCGACCTCGGGCACCCGGCGCTGCAGAAGACGACCACCGGCGAGCGCAAGATCGTCGACTGGGTGACGTCCACCGACCCGATCGTCGACAACGACCTCAGCTGGCGTCCGATGACGAACTCGGTCTCCGGACCGACGTTCACCTTCGGCGGCCGCACCTGGACCGCTCCCGCGGGCACCTACTCCGTCAACACCTTCCGCGAGTCCGCCACTGCGGGCGGCGACGCGGCGGGCGACGTGAACCGCGACGGCGACACCACCGACGCGTGGGGCGTGCTCTACGACGCGGCGGCCGGCACGGTCACCGTCGACGTCAACCAGAACTTCGACTTCCGCGACGACAAGCCGATGAAGCCGTACAAGGACGGCTACCAGATCGGCTACTTCGGCACGGACGACCCGGCGACCGACGTCGCCGAGCGTCAGCCGTTCGTCGTGGAGTACCGCAAGGACGTCCCGATGGACCCCTTCGGGGGCGACTGGGTCGGCAAGAAGGCCGACTTCGTCAACATCGGCCTCATCTCCAGCGAGCACGGCACCCACGTCGCCGGCATCACCGCCGCGAACGGGCTGTTCGGCGGCAAGATGAACGGCGCCGCCCCCGGCGCGAAGATCGTCTCGTCCCGCGCCTGCGAGTTCGGCCCCGGCTGCACCAACGTGGCGCTCACCGAGGGCATGATCGACCTCGTCGTCAACCGCGGCGTCGACATCGTCAACATGTCCATCGGCGGCCTCCCGGCGCTGAACGACGGCAACAACGCGCGCGCCGAGCTGTACACGCGCCTCATCGACACCTACGGCGTCCAGCTGGTCATCTCGGCCGGCAACTCGGGCCCCGGCGCCAACACCATCGGCGACCCCGGTCTGGCCGACAAGGTGATCTCGGTCGGCGCGTCCATCTCCAAGGAGACCTGGGCCTCGAACTACGGCTCCGAGGTCGCCAAGGGCTACCAGCTGTTCAACTTCTCCTCGCGCGGCCCGCGTGAGGACGGCGGCTTCACCCCGACCCTGGTGGCCCCCGGCGCCGCGGTCAACACCGCCCAGACCTGGCTGCCCGGCGTCATCGCCCCCGAGGCCGGGTACACCCTGCCGGCCGGCTACCAGATGCTGAACGGCACCTCGATGGCCTCCCCGCAGGCGGCCGGTGCCTCCGCGCTGCTGCTCAGCGCCGCGAAGCAGAAGGGCATCGCCCTGCCGCCCGCGAAGCTGCGCACCGCGCTGACCTCGACCGCGGACCACATCCGCCGCGTGCAGGCGTACGCCGAGGGCGCGGGCCTGATGGACATCGAGGCCGCCTGGAAGTCGATCAAGGCGGGCGCCTCGGCGCACGAGTACACCGTCAAGGCCCCCGTCGACACGGCGATCGACTTCGCGCTGAAGACCCCGGGCTTCGGCACCGGCGTCTACGACCGCGAGGGCGGCCTGAAGGCCGGGCAGACGAAGACGTACGACGTCACCGTCACCCGCACCACCGGCGCCGACAAGGCGATCGCGCACGACCTGCGCCTCAAGAACGACGAGAACGACGCGTTCTCGATCGTCGGCGGCGACACGGTCTCCCTGCCGCTGAACAAGCCGGTCACCGTGAAGATCGCCGCCAAGCCCGAAGAGGCCGGCATCAGCAGCGTGATCCTGGAGGTCGACGACCCGAAGACCGTGGGCGTCGACAAGCAGATCCTCAGCACGGTGGTCGTCTCCAAGCCGCTGAAGTACACCCACGCGGTGTCCGGCACGGTCCAGCGCAACGCCTTCAAGTCGTACTTCGTCACCGTCCCCGAGGGCGCCAAGTCCCTTGAGGTCGCGATCGGCGGTCTGAAGGACAAGAGCCAGACCCGCTTCATCGCCAACCACCCGTACGGTGTCGCGGTCGAGAGCACCAGCTCCCTGACCTGCTACAACAACTACCTCGACGGCAACGGCTGCAAGCCGGACGTGCGCTCGTACGCCAACCCGCAGCCCGGTGTCTGGGAGTTCGAGGTCGAGTCGCGCCGGACGTCTCCGCTGCTCGACAACCCCTTCAAGCTCGACTTCGCGGTGTACGGGGCGAACTTCGACCCCGAGGTCGTCACCGTGCCCGAGGCCAAGGTCGGCACCCCGACCGCCGCCTCCTGGAAGGTGATCAACAAGCTCGCCCCCATCGAGGGCAAGCTGACGGGCGGCCCGCTCGGCTCGGCCAAGTCCGACCGGCCGACCATCGCCACCGGTGCCACCCAGACCTCCACGGTCACGGTGCCCGCGGGCGCCGAGTCCCTGGACGTCTCCATCGGCAACACGGCCGACACGGGCGCCGACCTCGACCTGTACGTCTACGACGCCGCGGGCACCCAGGTCGGCAGCTCCGCGGACGGCGACTCCGAGGAGTCCGTCTCCCTGCCGTCGCCGGCCGCCGGTACCTACACCATCGAGGTCGTCGGCTACGCGGTCCCGTCCGGGTCCACCGCGTACGACTACCGCGACGTGTTCTTCTCCTCCGCCCTCGGCGAGGTGAAGGTCGCGGGTGCCACCGTCAAGCTCGGCACGGGTGAGTCGACCACCGTCTCCGGTGACGTCGTCGCGGCCGCGCAGGCCCCGGCCGGCCGGGAGTTCTTCGGCCAGGTCCAGCTGGTCAACGCGCGCGGCACCGCCGCGGGCACCGGCAGCGTGCGGATCGAGAAGGTCACGCCGTAG
- a CDS encoding EamA family transporter has translation MTAHTAHSTHSTHTASRLPLIALTALAPLSWGTTYAVTTEFLPADRPLFTGLVRALPAGLLLLAISRTLPRGVWWWKAAVLGALNIGAFFPLLFLSAYRLPGGMAAVVGSTGPLFVAGLAALLLGDRPTLRTLLTGIAAALGVSLVVLKAAGALDPVGLLAALASTVSMSTGTVLTKRWGRPAGVSPLALTGWQLTAGGLLIAPLALLVEGAPPALDGPAIGGYLYLMLGNTAVSYWLWFRGIGRLSATQVTFLGPLSPLTAAVVGWAALGQSLGPLQLLGMAVAFGATIAGQLRPRTPTPADGGGHMPRPRHGGESQAPLVGRPGR, from the coding sequence ATGACCGCGCACACCGCGCACAGCACGCACAGCACGCACACCGCCAGTCGCCTCCCCCTCATCGCCCTGACCGCGCTCGCCCCCCTCTCCTGGGGCACCACCTACGCCGTGACGACGGAGTTCCTGCCGGCCGACCGCCCCCTGTTCACCGGCCTGGTGCGGGCGCTCCCTGCGGGCCTGCTGCTCCTGGCGATCTCGCGCACGCTGCCGCGCGGGGTCTGGTGGTGGAAGGCCGCGGTGCTGGGCGCGCTGAACATCGGCGCCTTCTTCCCGCTGCTCTTCCTCTCCGCGTACCGGCTGCCGGGCGGCATGGCGGCGGTGGTCGGCTCGACCGGGCCCCTGTTCGTCGCGGGACTGGCGGCCCTGCTGCTGGGCGACCGGCCGACCCTACGCACGCTGCTCACCGGCATCGCCGCGGCCCTCGGCGTCAGTCTGGTCGTCCTGAAGGCGGCGGGTGCGCTGGACCCGGTCGGACTGCTCGCGGCGCTCGCGTCCACCGTCTCCATGTCCACCGGCACGGTCCTCACCAAGCGGTGGGGGCGCCCGGCCGGCGTCAGCCCCCTCGCCCTCACCGGCTGGCAGCTGACCGCGGGCGGCCTCCTGATCGCCCCGCTCGCCCTGCTGGTCGAGGGCGCGCCCCCGGCCCTGGACGGCCCGGCGATCGGCGGCTACCTCTACCTCATGCTGGGCAACACCGCCGTCTCCTACTGGCTCTGGTTCCGTGGCATCGGCCGCCTCTCCGCCACCCAGGTCACCTTCCTCGGCCCCCTGTCCCCCCTCACCGCCGCCGTCGTCGGCTGGGCGGCGCTCGGCCAGTCCCTCGGCCCCCTCCAGCTGCTCGGCATGGCCGTCGCCTTCGGCGCGACGATCGCCGGCCAGCTCCGGCCCCGCACGCCGACGCCGGCCGACGGGGGAGGACACATGCCTCGGCCGCGGCACGGCGGCGAGTCGCAGGCCCCGCTCGTCGGCCGCCCCGGCCGCTGA
- a CDS encoding aspartate-semialdehyde dehydrogenase, protein MRVGIVGATGQVGTVMRRILKDRDFPTSELRLFASARSAGSVVDGVTVEDAATADYSGLDIVLFSAGGATSKALAEKVASQGAVVIDNSSAWRRDPEVPLVVSEVNPHAITDRPKGIIANPNCTTMAAMPVLRPLHEEAGLEALVVATYQAVSGSGVAGVAELHGQVQKVVGDADKLTHDGSAVDFPEPGVYQRPIAFNVVPLAGSIVDDGLHETDEEQKLRHESRKILEIPGLKVSGTCVRVPVFSGHSLQVNARFARPITVERATELLAGAPGVALSEIPTPLQAAGQDPSFVGRIRADETVDNGLALFVSNDNLRKGAALNAVQIAELVAAELSE, encoded by the coding sequence GTGAGGGTCGGAATCGTCGGAGCCACCGGTCAGGTCGGCACGGTCATGCGCAGGATCCTCAAGGACCGCGACTTCCCGACGAGCGAGCTGCGCCTGTTCGCGTCCGCCCGCTCGGCCGGTTCGGTCGTCGACGGCGTGACGGTCGAGGACGCGGCGACGGCCGACTACTCCGGCCTCGACATCGTCCTGTTCTCCGCGGGCGGCGCAACCTCGAAGGCGCTGGCCGAGAAGGTGGCCTCGCAGGGCGCGGTCGTGATCGACAACTCCTCCGCGTGGCGCCGCGACCCCGAGGTACCGCTGGTCGTCTCCGAGGTGAACCCGCACGCGATCACCGACCGCCCCAAGGGCATCATCGCCAACCCGAACTGCACGACGATGGCCGCGATGCCGGTCCTGCGTCCGCTGCACGAGGAGGCGGGTCTCGAAGCCCTCGTCGTCGCCACCTACCAGGCGGTGTCCGGCTCCGGCGTGGCGGGCGTCGCCGAGCTGCACGGCCAGGTCCAGAAGGTCGTCGGGGACGCGGACAAGCTGACGCACGACGGCTCCGCGGTCGACTTCCCCGAGCCGGGCGTCTACCAGCGGCCCATCGCCTTCAACGTCGTCCCCCTCGCCGGCTCGATCGTCGACGACGGTCTGCACGAGACGGACGAGGAGCAGAAGCTCCGCCACGAGTCCCGCAAGATCCTGGAGATCCCCGGCCTCAAGGTCTCCGGCACCTGCGTCCGCGTCCCGGTCTTCTCCGGCCACTCCCTCCAGGTGAACGCCCGCTTCGCGCGCCCGATCACGGTGGAGCGCGCGACGGAGCTGCTGGCCGGCGCCCCCGGCGTCGCCCTCTCCGAGATCCCGACCCCCCTGCAGGCCGCCGGCCAGGACCCCTCCTTCGTGGGTCGCATCCGCGCCGACGAGACGGTGGACAACGGCCTGGCCCTCTTCGTCTCCAACGACAACCTCCGCAAGGGCGCCGCGCTGAACGCGGTCCAGATCGCGGAGCTGGTGGCGGCGGAGCTGAGCGAGTAG